The Paraburkholderia megapolitana genomic sequence CGGTATCATGTGGGCTTCGTCAGGTCCGGCAGACTGGCCGCAGGGGCGGCCGGCGGCCGACAAGAGGATTGCATGAGAAAACGAATCGACGGGCGCGCGACACATACGTTCATCGTGATGGCCGCGAGCGGGTTGCTACTGTGCGGTTGCTCGACTTTCCTGCGGCCGCAGGAAAAGCGCGCGGATGCCCAGTTGCTGCCGACCGTGGGGAGCATGGCGCGCGGCACGGTGACCTTTATCGAGCGTTCGGATGGCGTGCAGGTTACCTACAATCTGTCCGGCCTGCCCGCGAACTCCGACCACGCGCTGCAGGTACACGAGCGCGGCGACTGCAACTCAGTGGATGGTTCGGCGGCCGGCCCGGTGTTTTCGCCCGCAGCCGAGCGCCTGAAGGCGGGCGCCCGGGTCGAGGGCGATCTCGGCAACATCCACGCGGATGCGAACGGCGTCGCGGCCGGCTTCATCGTCGCGCCGGACGTGTCGCTCGACGGCATCCGCTCGGTGCTGCAGCGTTCCGTGCTGGTCCATCGCGATGCGGGCGATCCTTACGCGTACCCGCAGCACAGCGCGGGTCCTGCGCTCGCGTGCGGCGCCATCCGCCAGTGAGCGCGGTCGATGTGCCGCGTGGTCCGAGTGGTCCACGTAGCGCGCCCAGCCGGTGCGCCGGCCCGATGAGCAGCAGCTTTCTCCCGATCGCGTAAAATAACCGCCTTTCGTCCGGCAACCCGCGCCCCACGGGCGCGTCAGCCGGTCCCCACGTCACCGTAGCGATCCGGCACAACCCGCCGGTAGCGACCAACCAGCGTTCAACTCGACTCTATGGCAATCAAATCCGACAAGTGGATCCGGCGCATGGCCGAAGAGCACAAGATGATCGAGCCGTTTGTTCGCGATCAGGTGCGCGTGTCCGAGGATGGCCGCAAGATTGTCAGCTACGGCACCTCGAGCTACGGCTACGACATCCGCTGTGCGGACGAATTCAAGATCTTCACGAACATCAATTCCACGATCGTCGACCCGAAGAACTTCGACGAGAAGTCGTTTGTCGACTTCAAGGGCGACGTCTGCATCATCCCGCCGAACTCGTTCGCGCTCGCCCGCACGGTCGAATATTTCCGTATTCCGCGCAGCGTGCTGACGGTCTGCCTCGGCAAATCGACCTATGCGCGTTGCGGCATCATCGTCAACGTGACGCCGTTCGAGCCGGAATGGGAAGGCTATGTCACGCTCGAATTCTCGAATACGACACCTTTGCCTGCCAAAATCTACGCGAACGAAGGCGTCGCGCAGGTGCTGTTCTTTGAAAGCGACGAAATTTGTGAGGTGTCGTACGCGGATCGCGGCGGCAAATATCAAGGTCAACGTGGCGTGACGTTGCCTAAAACGTGACGCGCGAGCGCATTGACTCACCGGATTGCCGGGTGACCGCTGCGCAACACAAGCAGCGGTCGTTCTTTTTGGAGAATCGCCCATGAAGTTTCGTTTTCCCGTCGTCATCATCGACGAAGATTTCCGTTCCGAGAACATCTCGGGTTCCGGCATCCGGGCGCTCGCGGAAGCGATCGAGAAAGAAGGCGTCGAAGTGCTCGGGCTGACGAGCTACGGCGATCTCACGTCGTTTGCACAGCAATCGAGCCGCGCGTCGTGCTTCATTCTCTCCATCGACGACGACGAACTGCTGCCGTTCATCGAAAACCCCGGCAACGAAGACGACACGCCCGAACTCGCGTCGGCGATCATCGACCTGCGCGCGTTCGTGACCGAAGTGCGCCGCCGCAACTCGGATATCCCGATCTTCCTGTACGGCGAAACACGCACGTCGCGGCACATTCCGAACGACATCCTGCGTGAGCTGCACGGCTTCATCCACATGTTCGAGGACACGCCGGAGTTCGTCGCGCGCCATATCATCCGCGAGACCAAGGTGTATCTCGATGCGCTTGCGCCGCCGTTCTTCAAGGAACTCGTCAAGTACGCGGACGAAGGCTCGTACTCGTGGCACTGCCCGGGCCACTCGGGCGGCGTCGCGTTCCTGAAGAATCCGCTCGGCCAGATGTTCCACCAGTTCTTCGGCGAGAACATGCTGCGCGCGGACGTCTGCAATGCCGTCGACGAACTCGGCCAGCTGCTCGACCACACGGGCCCGGTCGCGGCCTCCGAGCGCAACGCGGCGCGCATCTTCAGTGCGGATCATCTGTTCTTCGTCACCAACGGCACGTCGACGTCGAACAAGATCGTCTGGCACGCGACGGTCGCGCCGGGCGACATCGTGCTGGTGGACCGCAACTGCCACAAGTCGATCCTGCACGCGATCACGATGACGGGCGCGATCCCCGTGTTCCTCACGCCGACGCGCAACCACTTCGGCATCATCGGGCCGATTCCGCGCGATGAGTTCAAGCCGGAGAACATTCGCAAGAAGATCGAGGCGAACCCGTTCGCGCGCGAAGCGCTCGAGAAGAATCCGAATGCGAAGCCACGCATCCTGACGATCACCCAAAGCACCTACGACGGCGTGATCTACAACGTCGAGATGATCAAGGACCTGCTCGGCGATCTGCTCGACACGCTGCACTTCGACGAAGCGTGGCTGCCGCACGCCGAGTTCCACGAGTTCTATCAGGACATGCACGCCATCGGCGCGGGGCGTCCGCGCACCGGCGCACTGGTGTTCGCGACGCATTCCACGCACAAGCTGCTCGCCGGTATCTCGCAGGCTTCGCAGATCGTCGTGCAGGACTCGGAGAACAGCACGTTCGACCGCCATCGTTTCAACGAGGCGTATCTGATGCACACGTCGACGAGCCCGCAGTACGCGATCATCGCGTCGTGCGACGTTGCCGCGGCGATGATGGAGCCGCCGGGCGGTACGGCGCTGGTCGAGGAATCGATTGCTGAGGCGCTCGATTTCCGCCGCGCGATGCGCAAGGTCGACAAGGAGTACGGCGACGACTGGTTCTTCGAAGTGTGGGGCCCGGAAGAACTCGCTGACGAAGGCATCGGCTCGCGCGAAGACTGGATATTGCGGCCGAACGAGCGCTGGCACGGCTTCGGTCCGCTCGCCGAAGGCTTCAACATGCTCGACCCGATCAAGGCGACGATCATCACGCCGGGCCTGAACGTGGACGGCGAATTCGGCGCGACCGGCATTCCGGCCGCGATCGTCACGAAGTATCTGGCCGAGCACGGCATCATCGTCGAGAAGACCGGTTTGTATTCGTTCTTCATCATGTTCACGATCGGCATCACGAAGGGTCGCTGGAACTCGATGGTTACCGAGCTGCAGCAGTTCAAGGACGACTACGATAACAACCAGCCGCTGTGGCGCGTGCTGCCCGAGTTTGTCGCGCACAATCCCGCGTACGAGCGCATGGGCCTGCGCGATCTGTGCGAGCAGATCCACAGCGTTTACCGTGCAAACGACATCGCGCGTCTGACCACCGAGATGTACCTGTCGAGTATGGAACCCGCGATGAAACCGTCCGAAGCGTTCGCGAAGCTCGCGCACCGCGAGGTCGATCGCGTGCCTATCGACGAACTCGAAGGTCGCGTAACGTCGATCCTGCTCACGCCGTATCCGCCGGGCATTCCGTTGCTGATTCCCGGCGAGCGCTTTAACCGCACGATCGTTAATTACCTGCGTTTTGCGCGCGAGTTCAACGAGCGCTTCCCGGGTTTCCATACGGACATTCACGGGCTTGTCGGCGAGACGATCAACGGGCGCGTCGAATACTTCGTCGATTGCGTACGCGGCTGACGATGGTGAACCGGAAGTTCGCGTCGATTGCGGTTGCGGCGGTGCTCGCGCTAGCCGCGTTCGCCGCGCCACAGGTCGCGCGTGTTGCCCGCGCAGAGGTTGCCGCCGCCGATCCAATCGATGCCACGATGCGTACGTGTCTTGCGCGCAGCGATATGTCGTCGACGGCGGGGCAGGTGCAGTGCATGAACACGGCGCGCACCGCGTGGCAGGCTGCGCTCGATATGGCGTATCAGCAGGTGCTCGCGAAGTCGTCGGGCGCGCAGCACAGGCGCTGGGAAACGAGCCAGAAGCGCTGGACGCAATGGCGCGATGCCGAAGCGAAGATGCAGCGCGCGGTTTTCGAAACGACGCACGGCACGATGTATGTGCTGTTTGAAGCCGACATGCAACTGCAACCGGTGCGTGACCGCGCGCTCGCGTTGCGGCGTGCGGCGCTGCGTGAAGGCAGCGGCGATCCGCTGCCGCGTCTGCGCGCCTGCTCTGCCGATGCGCAATGCGAACACGCGATGTTCGACCTGAACCGCTACTACCGGCGGCTCAATGCGCGGATGCCGCCGGGCGCGCGTGCGACGCTCGTGCAGGCGCAGCGCGCGTGGGTTGCGTTCCGCGATGGGACCACGCCGGTGATCGATGCGCATAGCCGGATCGATATCATCGGTGCGCGGATTGCGACGCTCAAGCGGCTGTCGGAAACGGTCGGCAACGACTGAGCTGCGTACGCGGTGTACGCAGCGGTGCGATGCCGTTGTCAGTCGAGCACGAAGGCCGGTTTCCCCGACGGGTGAGCTTCGAGCGACGGTTCACCAAGCAGATCGCGCGTCGCGTCCTCGATCGACGCGGATAGCATGTTCAGCGCGAGATCGTTGTCTTCGGTGCCGAACGGATCTTCGATCTGCGAGGCAATCGCTTCGTGCGCCATGAACGTATACGCGACGAACACGCTGAACACCGGCGTGAACAGGCCGATGCTGTCGACAAGGCCGAACGGTAGCGCCGCGCAGAAAAAATAGACGGTGCGGTGGATCATCACCGAGTACGCGAACGGCAGCGGCGTCGAGGCAATGCGCTCGCATCCGCCAATCACCTCCGACACACCATGCAGATTGCGATCGAACGCCAGCACGGCCCACGGGTCGAGCGTGCCTTCGCGCGCGCGACGTTGCACCCATTCTCCGAGCCAGAGCATCAACTTCGCGGGACGGTAGCGCGAGGCCATGACGCGTTCGACGAGCGCTGCGGGTAGCCGGGCTGCGAGATCGTTGCGCGGGTCTGTCCTGCGTAGCTGGTGCCGCAATGCATGCGGTAGTGCGCCCAGCACGGCGATGAATTCACGTACCTCGGCTGCGTTAGCGTCTGCGCTGGCATTGCTACGCGTCAGCGTGAGCGCCTCACGCGTCAGCGAGCGCGTGTCGATCTGCAACTGTCCCCACAGTTTGCGGGCTTCCCAATAGCGGTCGTAGCTCGTGTTGTTGCGAAACCCGAGAAACACCGCGAGTGCGATGCCGATCAGCGAGAACGGCGTGGGGCTCAGCTCGAGTCCGACCGCGAGCCGATGCGTATGCGCGACCACAGCAAGCACCGAGATGCAGAAAATCAGAAAGAGACGTGGCAGCAGTTCCGGCAGAACGGAGCCGCGCCACGCGAGCAGCATGCGGAACCAGTGCAGATTCGGGCGGACGATCATGGGCGGGGGAGCAGAGCGAACGGTGAGAGACGATGGGGTCATTATCGCCGATGCGTTAGCGGCCGATGACCGGCTGGCGGTGCGTCGTTTGGGCGCGGTGCGGCCCGCGCTTCGGCCCACGGCCGGCTCGGTTGCGGGAGAGGGCGAAGCGGATTGCACAGCAGCGGCTACAATGGAGTCCAGATCAGTACTGGTACTAGCTATACAGTTATCCCGGTACTGGTGCACCCGCTACCCCACTCACTCACGATGCCCACGCGCACCCCGCCGGCGCGCCTGACCGATGATCCACACAACGTCTCCCGCCGATCCACCGCCCCCACTCGACGCGACGCCTGCCCGCGCGCTCGGCGATTTCATCCGCGCGCATCGCGAGCGCCTGTCGCCGGCCTCGGTCGGTTTGCCGCCGGGGCCGCGGCGCCGTACGCCGGGTCTGCGGCGAGAAGAGGTCGCGCAGCTGTGCGGCGTGAGCCCGACCTGGTACACCTGGATCGAGCAGGGTCGGCCGGTGTCGGCTTCGGCGGATGCGCTCGCGCGAATCGCGGTGGCGTTGCAGCTTTCGCGTGCGGAGCGTGCATATCTGTTCGAACTCGCGGCGCAGCGCGATCCGGCCGAGCCGGACCCGAGCGCCGCCGACGCTCCCGACACGCTGCTGCAAACCGTCCAGCTCGTCGACACACCGGCCTATGTGCTCGATCGTCAGTGGAATGCGCTGGCGTGGAATGCGCGCGCGGCGGACCTGTTCGTCGGCTGGCTCGACGACACGCACGATCGCAACCTGCTGCGCTTCACGTTCACCGAGCCGGGTGCGCGCGACCTGATCGTCGACTGGGAGACGCGCGCGCGACGGCTCGCTGCCGAATTTCGCGCCGATTCGATCCGCCATCTGAACGACGCGCCGACGCGCGGCCTGATCGACGCGTTGAGCGCCGCTAGCGATGCGTTCGCGCGCTTCTGGGCGTCGCAGGACGTCGGCGAGCGCGAGGGCGGACGGCGCGAATTCAATCATCCGCGCGACGGTCGCGTCGTCTACGACCAGATCACGTTCAAACCTGCGCATCGCGAAGACCTCAAGCTCGTCGTGCTGGTGCGCGAGGTGTGACGCCCGGCTCAAGTGCCGCGGCGGCTGCGGCAACGGCCCCGGGTGTTAAAATCCTCGACTTCCCCGGTTCGCGAGCGCCTTAGGCCCGCGCGAACCGCTTCACCGCACGTTCACTGCTCATCACCATGACGTCCCAACTGCACAAAAAAGGCGAAGCCTGGTCGGCTCGCTTCTCGGAGCCGATGTCGGAGCTCGTCAAACGCTATACGTCGTCGGTTTTCTTCGACAAGCGTCTCGCACTCGTCGATATCGAAGGATCGCTGGCGCATGCTTCGATGCTGGCCGCGCAGAAGATCATCGCCGCCGCCGACCTCGCCGCCATCGAGCGCGGCCTGACGCAGATCAAGGGTGAAATCGAGCGGGGCGAGTTCGAGTGGCAACTCGATCTCGAAGACGTGCACCTGAACATCGAAGCGCGCCTCACCGCATTGATCGGCGATGCGGGCAAGCGCCTGCATACCGGCCGCTCGCGCAACGACCAGGTCGCGACCGACATCCGCTTGTGGTTGCGCGGCGAGATCGACCGGATCGTCGGTCTGCTCGGCGAACTGCGCCGTGCGCTGATCGATCTCGCGGAACAGCATGCCGGCACGATCATGCCGGGCTTCACGCATTTGCAGGTCGCGCAGCCGGTCACGTTCGGCCACCATCTGCTCGCGTACGTCGAGATGTTTACGCGCGACACCGGTCGCATGCGCGACTGCCGCGCGCGCCTGAACCGTCTGCCGCTCGGCGCGGCGGCGCTTGCGGGCACCAGCTATCCGATCGATCGTCACGCGGTCGCGAAGACGCTCGGCTTCGACGGCATCTGCACCAACTCGCTCGATGCGGTTTCCGACCGCGACTTTGCCATCGAATTCACCGCTGCCGCTGCGCTCGTGATGACGCACGTGTCGCGTTTCTCGGAAGAACTCGTGCTGTGGATGAGCCCGCGCGTCGGCTTTATCGATCTCGCGGACCGCTTCTGCACCGGCTCGTCGATCATGCCGCAGAAGAAGAACCCGGACGTGCCTGAACTCGCGCGCGGCAAGACGGGGCGCGTGAACGGTCACCTCATCGGTCTCTTGACGCTGATGAAGGGCCAGCCGCTCGCGTACAACAAGGACAATCAGGAAGACAAGGAGCCGTTGTTCGACACCGTCGATACAGTCGCCGACACGCTGCGTATCTTTGCCGAGATGGCCGCGGGTATCACGGTGAAGCCGCAGGCCATGCGCGCGGCCGCGTTGCAGGGCTTCTCGACGGCGACCGATCTCGCCGACTATCTGGTCAAGCGCGGTCTTGCGTTTCGCGATGCGCACGAAGCGGTTGCGCACGCGGTGCGGATCTGTGTGGATCGCGGCTGCGATCTCGCCGATCTGACGCTCGATGAAATGCGCAGCGAACTACCGAACGTCGCGCATCTGCTCGGCGACGATGTGTTCGAGTATCTGACGCTGGAAGGGTCGGTGGCGAGCCGCAATCATCCGGGCGGTACGGCGCCGGAACAGGTGCTGGCGGCGGTGAAGGCGGCGCGGGCAGCGCTGGGCTGACGCGTTGCGCTAAAGCATTGCGCGTGAGCGCAAGCGGTTTGCTGCGCGAGCATCGCTCGCGCAGCGTGGTGCAGATTACTCGTCCCGCACGCTATCGTCCTTCTTGAAGGTCAATTCCATCGTGTGCCACGCGTCGGCCTGACCGGGCTTGCCCATCGTTTT encodes the following:
- a CDS encoding superoxide dismutase family protein translates to MRKRIDGRATHTFIVMAASGLLLCGCSTFLRPQEKRADAQLLPTVGSMARGTVTFIERSDGVQVTYNLSGLPANSDHALQVHERGDCNSVDGSAAGPVFSPAAERLKAGARVEGDLGNIHADANGVAAGFIVAPDVSLDGIRSVLQRSVLVHRDAGDPYAYPQHSAGPALACGAIRQ
- the dcd gene encoding dCTP deaminase → MAIKSDKWIRRMAEEHKMIEPFVRDQVRVSEDGRKIVSYGTSSYGYDIRCADEFKIFTNINSTIVDPKNFDEKSFVDFKGDVCIIPPNSFALARTVEYFRIPRSVLTVCLGKSTYARCGIIVNVTPFEPEWEGYVTLEFSNTTPLPAKIYANEGVAQVLFFESDEICEVSYADRGGKYQGQRGVTLPKT
- a CDS encoding arginine/lysine/ornithine decarboxylase — translated: MKFRFPVVIIDEDFRSENISGSGIRALAEAIEKEGVEVLGLTSYGDLTSFAQQSSRASCFILSIDDDELLPFIENPGNEDDTPELASAIIDLRAFVTEVRRRNSDIPIFLYGETRTSRHIPNDILRELHGFIHMFEDTPEFVARHIIRETKVYLDALAPPFFKELVKYADEGSYSWHCPGHSGGVAFLKNPLGQMFHQFFGENMLRADVCNAVDELGQLLDHTGPVAASERNAARIFSADHLFFVTNGTSTSNKIVWHATVAPGDIVLVDRNCHKSILHAITMTGAIPVFLTPTRNHFGIIGPIPRDEFKPENIRKKIEANPFAREALEKNPNAKPRILTITQSTYDGVIYNVEMIKDLLGDLLDTLHFDEAWLPHAEFHEFYQDMHAIGAGRPRTGALVFATHSTHKLLAGISQASQIVVQDSENSTFDRHRFNEAYLMHTSTSPQYAIIASCDVAAAMMEPPGGTALVEESIAEALDFRRAMRKVDKEYGDDWFFEVWGPEELADEGIGSREDWILRPNERWHGFGPLAEGFNMLDPIKATIITPGLNVDGEFGATGIPAAIVTKYLAEHGIIVEKTGLYSFFIMFTIGITKGRWNSMVTELQQFKDDYDNNQPLWRVLPEFVAHNPAYERMGLRDLCEQIHSVYRANDIARLTTEMYLSSMEPAMKPSEAFAKLAHREVDRVPIDELEGRVTSILLTPYPPGIPLLIPGERFNRTIVNYLRFAREFNERFPGFHTDIHGLVGETINGRVEYFVDCVRG
- a CDS encoding lysozyme inhibitor LprI family protein, whose translation is MVNRKFASIAVAAVLALAAFAAPQVARVARAEVAAADPIDATMRTCLARSDMSSTAGQVQCMNTARTAWQAALDMAYQQVLAKSSGAQHRRWETSQKRWTQWRDAEAKMQRAVFETTHGTMYVLFEADMQLQPVRDRALALRRAALREGSGDPLPRLRACSADAQCEHAMFDLNRYYRRLNARMPPGARATLVQAQRAWVAFRDGTTPVIDAHSRIDIIGARIATLKRLSETVGND
- a CDS encoding bestrophin family protein, producing the protein MIVRPNLHWFRMLLAWRGSVLPELLPRLFLIFCISVLAVVAHTHRLAVGLELSPTPFSLIGIALAVFLGFRNNTSYDRYWEARKLWGQLQIDTRSLTREALTLTRSNASADANAAEVREFIAVLGALPHALRHQLRRTDPRNDLAARLPAALVERVMASRYRPAKLMLWLGEWVQRRAREGTLDPWAVLAFDRNLHGVSEVIGGCERIASTPLPFAYSVMIHRTVYFFCAALPFGLVDSIGLFTPVFSVFVAYTFMAHEAIASQIEDPFGTEDNDLALNMLSASIEDATRDLLGEPSLEAHPSGKPAFVLD
- a CDS encoding helix-turn-helix transcriptional regulator, whose product is MIHTTSPADPPPPLDATPARALGDFIRAHRERLSPASVGLPPGPRRRTPGLRREEVAQLCGVSPTWYTWIEQGRPVSASADALARIAVALQLSRAERAYLFELAAQRDPAEPDPSAADAPDTLLQTVQLVDTPAYVLDRQWNALAWNARAADLFVGWLDDTHDRNLLRFTFTEPGARDLIVDWETRARRLAAEFRADSIRHLNDAPTRGLIDALSAASDAFARFWASQDVGEREGGRREFNHPRDGRVVYDQITFKPAHREDLKLVVLVREV
- the argH gene encoding argininosuccinate lyase, which codes for MTSQLHKKGEAWSARFSEPMSELVKRYTSSVFFDKRLALVDIEGSLAHASMLAAQKIIAAADLAAIERGLTQIKGEIERGEFEWQLDLEDVHLNIEARLTALIGDAGKRLHTGRSRNDQVATDIRLWLRGEIDRIVGLLGELRRALIDLAEQHAGTIMPGFTHLQVAQPVTFGHHLLAYVEMFTRDTGRMRDCRARLNRLPLGAAALAGTSYPIDRHAVAKTLGFDGICTNSLDAVSDRDFAIEFTAAAALVMTHVSRFSEELVLWMSPRVGFIDLADRFCTGSSIMPQKKNPDVPELARGKTGRVNGHLIGLLTLMKGQPLAYNKDNQEDKEPLFDTVDTVADTLRIFAEMAAGITVKPQAMRAAALQGFSTATDLADYLVKRGLAFRDAHEAVAHAVRICVDRGCDLADLTLDEMRSELPNVAHLLGDDVFEYLTLEGSVASRNHPGGTAPEQVLAAVKAARAALG